The proteins below are encoded in one region of Spirochaetota bacterium:
- a CDS encoding cation:proton antiporter, which translates to MLEMFTIATVWLALAVFSTILANRVKISMALMEICVGALAGYIATRFFDPDILKPNAEWMRFIAGSGAVLLTFLAGAELDPVSIRKKIKEVSVVGLIGFFAPFIGCAALAYYVLGWDPRASLLGGIALSTTSMAVVYAVMLEYGFNKTEYGKGILGACFVNDLGTVIALGLIFAPFTYKTVILFVACISLIFVLPPITARLTRIYGNRTAAIRTKWIVFVLFGLGALALWAGSEPVLPAYIAGMVLAGSVAKDEFFIRRLRTLTIGFLTPIYFLRAGFLVSIPAVLGAPLVFLALFGGKVISKILGLYPVIGRFRESKKERWYYTLLMSTGLTFGSISALYGLTHGIVTRDQYSFLIAAVIASAVIPTLIANRAFLPEHLLETPMADEEVPQLDTVKDFWDQDEMDQYLSSRKDKR; encoded by the coding sequence ATGCTTGAAATGTTCACCATCGCCACGGTCTGGCTCGCCCTGGCGGTCTTTTCAACAATCCTTGCCAATCGCGTCAAGATATCCATGGCCCTGATGGAAATATGCGTGGGGGCCCTTGCGGGCTATATCGCGACACGCTTTTTTGATCCTGATATATTGAAGCCGAACGCCGAATGGATGCGGTTCATTGCCGGCTCCGGAGCAGTGCTTCTGACCTTCCTGGCCGGGGCCGAGCTTGACCCGGTTTCCATCCGGAAAAAGATAAAGGAAGTATCTGTCGTGGGCCTCATCGGCTTCTTCGCGCCCTTTATCGGTTGTGCGGCCCTTGCTTATTATGTACTTGGATGGGACCCCCGGGCGAGCCTTCTGGGCGGCATCGCCCTTTCGACCACATCCATGGCGGTCGTCTACGCGGTCATGCTCGAATACGGTTTCAATAAAACCGAATACGGCAAGGGCATACTCGGCGCCTGTTTTGTCAACGACCTTGGCACCGTCATAGCCCTGGGGCTCATATTCGCGCCCTTCACCTATAAGACCGTGATACTCTTTGTCGCGTGCATATCCCTCATCTTCGTGCTGCCGCCCATCACGGCGCGGCTGACCCGCATTTACGGCAACCGTACCGCGGCGATCCGCACCAAGTGGATCGTGTTCGTTCTTTTCGGCCTCGGCGCCCTTGCGCTATGGGCCGGGAGCGAGCCGGTCCTGCCGGCATACATCGCCGGCATGGTCCTCGCCGGGAGTGTCGCAAAGGACGAATTCTTCATCCGTCGGCTCCGGACCCTTACCATAGGTTTTCTCACGCCCATTTATTTTCTTCGCGCCGGCTTCTTGGTTTCGATCCCGGCGGTCCTTGGCGCGCCCCTGGTCTTCCTGGCGCTCTTCGGCGGCAAGGTGATTTCGAAAATCCTCGGGCTTTACCCGGTGATCGGAAGGTTTCGTGAGAGCAAGAAGGAACGATGGTACTATACGCTTCTCATGTCGACCGGTCTCACCTTCGGTTCGATCTCGGCGCTCTACGGCCTGACCCATGGCATTGTCACGCGTGACCAGTATTCCTTTCTGATCGCCGCCGTCATCGCCAGCGCGGTCATTCCCACGCTCATAGCCAACAGGGCGTTCCTGCCGGAGCACCTCCTGGAAACACCCATGGCGGACGAAGAGGTCCCGCAGCTCGATACGGTTAAGGATTTCTGGGACCAGGATGAGATGGACCAGTATTTATCCAGCAGAAAAGATAAACGATGA
- a CDS encoding LysE family translocator: protein MFDLNTLFMFITASVLLAFAPGPDNIFVLAQSVLYGRSAGFRITLGLCTGLVVHTSVVALGVAALFKTSVIAFNVLKYLGAAYLLFLAWKSFRASSGGIELKKSEEIPSWRLYRRGIIMNVTNPKVSIFFLAFLPQFADPARGSLTLQLVLLGLMFIVVTLLVFGLISQLAGVIGAWLQKSGKFEKALNMTAGTVFAALAVKLALTKQ from the coding sequence ATGTTCGACCTGAATACGCTCTTCATGTTCATCACCGCCTCGGTTCTCCTGGCCTTCGCGCCGGGCCCGGACAACATCTTCGTGCTGGCCCAGTCCGTGCTGTACGGGAGATCGGCGGGCTTCAGGATAACACTGGGACTCTGCACCGGCCTTGTCGTCCACACCTCCGTTGTGGCCCTTGGCGTCGCAGCCCTCTTCAAGACCTCGGTCATCGCCTTCAATGTTCTCAAGTACCTGGGCGCGGCGTACCTGCTCTTCCTGGCGTGGAAGTCCTTCAGGGCGTCTTCGGGTGGCATCGAGCTGAAGAAGAGCGAAGAGATCCCCTCGTGGCGGCTCTACCGGCGGGGCATCATCATGAACGTGACGAACCCGAAGGTGTCCATATTTTTCCTGGCCTTTCTGCCGCAGTTCGCCGATCCGGCGCGGGGGTCCCTGACCCTTCAGCTCGTTCTCCTGGGACTGATGTTCATCGTCGTGACCCTCCTGGTCTTCGGCCTCATCAGCCAGCTCGCCGGCGTCATCGGCGCCTGGCTGCAGAAATCGGGAAAATTCGAAAAGGCGCTGAACATGACCGCCGGCACGGTGTTTGCCGCCCTGGCGGTCAAGCTGGCGCTGACGAAACAATAG
- a CDS encoding peptidylprolyl isomerase: MALTATIKTNKGDIRLNLFADKTPLTVANFANLAQKGYYNGLKFHRVIADFMIQGGCPLGTGTGGPGYTFKDECTPELKHDKPGILSMANAGPNTNGSQFFITHVPTPWLNGKHTVFGSVVDESDQKTVNSIRQGDSIVSITIDGDTSELFAKVADKIKEWDGKIKK, translated from the coding sequence ATGGCACTTACCGCTACCATCAAGACGAACAAGGGCGACATCAGGCTGAACCTGTTCGCCGATAAAACGCCGCTGACCGTGGCGAATTTCGCGAACCTGGCCCAGAAGGGCTACTATAACGGACTCAAGTTTCACCGGGTCATCGCGGACTTCATGATCCAGGGCGGATGCCCCCTGGGCACCGGCACCGGCGGACCGGGCTACACCTTCAAGGATGAATGCACGCCGGAGCTGAAGCATGACAAGCCGGGGATCCTTTCCATGGCCAACGCCGGCCCCAACACCAACGGGAGCCAGTTCTTCATTACCCATGTTCCCACGCCCTGGCTCAACGGGAAGCACACGGTCTTCGGCTCCGTCGTCGACGAGTCCGACCAGAAGACCGTGAATAGCATCAGGCAGGGCGACTCGATCGTGTCGATCACCATCGATGGCGATACGTCGGAGCTTTTCGCGAAGGTCGCCGATAAGATCAAAGAATGGGACGGGAAAATTAAGAAGTAA
- a CDS encoding thioesterase family protein, whose translation MGIFDKDIEIVERGDSLYRGTVSENWLINGNPNGGYLMALAASAMLKRSAKKSIPIMTVNYLSRCVPSDVEFQVDVISESAQFNRLQARLLQEGKERIRAWGTFADEKIECVLDRYETTVPELAPLESCVPIPAIPKYTVMENLDIRLDPSCAGWMQGKLTDKSEHKGWIRFRDGRPFDMLSLLLMADAFPPPIFASQGIAAWVPTLELSVSVRNIPQTKWLKGFFRTRFVSCGLVEEDSEMWDEEGNLALISRQIAQYRSIGKI comes from the coding sequence ATGGGTATTTTTGACAAGGATATTGAGATCGTCGAACGGGGAGATTCACTCTACCGGGGGACCGTGTCCGAAAACTGGCTTATCAACGGAAATCCCAACGGGGGTTACCTGATGGCCCTGGCGGCGAGCGCGATGCTGAAGCGGAGCGCTAAAAAGTCGATTCCCATAATGACCGTCAACTATCTTTCCCGGTGCGTTCCCAGCGACGTCGAGTTCCAGGTCGACGTCATCTCGGAGTCGGCCCAGTTCAACCGGCTCCAGGCCCGCCTGCTCCAGGAAGGAAAGGAACGGATCCGCGCCTGGGGGACCTTCGCCGATGAAAAGATCGAATGCGTCCTTGACCGGTACGAAACGACGGTTCCCGAATTGGCCCCGCTGGAATCGTGCGTCCCCATCCCCGCCATCCCGAAGTACACGGTCATGGAAAATCTCGACATCCGCCTGGACCCGTCCTGCGCCGGCTGGATGCAGGGGAAGCTGACGGACAAGTCCGAGCACAAGGGGTGGATCCGATTCAGGGACGGCCGTCCCTTTGACATGCTTTCACTGCTGCTGATGGCCGACGCGTTCCCGCCGCCCATTTTCGCGAGCCAGGGCATCGCGGCCTGGGTCCCGACGCTGGAACTCAGCGTGAGCGTCCGGAACATCCCCCAGACGAAGTGGCTCAAGGGCTTTTTCCGCACCCGCTTCGTCAGCTGCGGCCTTGTCGAGGAGGACAGCGAGATGTGGGACGAAGAGGGGAACCTGGCGCTCATATCGAGGCAGATCGCCCAATACCGGAGCATCGGGAAGATTTAG
- a CDS encoding GGGtGRT protein: MALFESYDRRINQINAALKKNGIDSLEQAKKICDDKGIDPYNLAKGIQPICFENASWAYIMGAAIAIKKGCKKAADAAEAIGEGLQAFCIPGSVADDRKVGLGHGNLAAMLLREETKCFAFLAGHESFAAAEGAIGIARSANKIRKEPLKVILNGLGKDAAQIISRINGFTYVRTQFDYLTGKLTIVKETQYSKGDKAKVRCFGADDVREGVAIMHHEGVDVSITGNSTNPTRFQHPVAGTYKKECFEQGKKYFSVASGGGTGRTLHPDNMAAGPASYGMTDTMGRMHSDAQFAGSSSVPAHVEMMGFLGMGNNPMVGATVAVAVAVEEAMKKQ; this comes from the coding sequence ATGGCACTTTTTGAAAGCTATGACAGAAGAATAAACCAGATAAACGCGGCCCTTAAAAAAAATGGGATAGATTCCCTGGAGCAGGCAAAGAAGATATGCGATGACAAGGGCATTGACCCCTACAACCTGGCGAAGGGCATCCAGCCGATATGCTTTGAGAACGCCTCATGGGCCTATATAATGGGCGCTGCGATTGCGATTAAGAAGGGATGCAAAAAAGCCGCAGATGCCGCGGAGGCGATAGGCGAGGGTCTCCAGGCTTTCTGCATCCCCGGCTCGGTCGCGGATGACAGGAAGGTCGGCCTGGGACACGGGAACCTCGCCGCCATGCTCCTCCGCGAGGAAACAAAATGCTTTGCCTTCCTCGCCGGCCATGAATCCTTTGCGGCCGCCGAAGGGGCGATCGGCATCGCGCGGTCGGCGAACAAGATCAGGAAAGAGCCGCTGAAGGTCATATTGAACGGCCTCGGGAAGGACGCGGCGCAGATCATATCGAGAATAAACGGCTTCACCTACGTGCGGACACAATTCGACTACCTTACCGGAAAATTGACCATCGTGAAGGAGACGCAGTATTCCAAGGGAGACAAGGCGAAGGTGCGCTGTTTCGGCGCCGATGACGTGCGGGAAGGCGTCGCCATCATGCATCACGAAGGCGTCGACGTTTCGATCACCGGCAATTCCACCAACCCCACGCGGTTCCAGCACCCTGTCGCGGGAACCTACAAGAAGGAATGCTTCGAGCAGGGCAAAAAGTATTTTTCCGTAGCGTCCGGCGGAGGGACCGGACGGACCCTCCACCCCGATAACATGGCCGCGGGCCCCGCGTCCTACGGGATGACTGACACGATGGGAAGGATGCATTCGGACGCCCAGTTCGCAGGCTCTTCCTCCGTTCCGGCCCATGTCGAGATGATGGGGTTCCTGGGGATGGGCAACAACCCGATGGTCGGGGCGACGGTCGCCGTGGCCGTGGCAGTTGAAGAGGCGATGAAGAAGCAATAA
- a CDS encoding ATP-binding cassette domain-containing protein, protein MLNVTDVTLAFGKRVLFKEVNINFSPGNCYGLIGANGSGKSTFLKILSGELEPNTGEVARKPKERIAMLQQDQSAFDEYPVLETVIMGHPKMYAVLKERDEIYSKEDFSEKDGHRAAELEELLDEMNGYEAEADASTLLSGLGLGDDLHQKTMRELEGGEKVRVLLAQALFGNPDILLLDEPTNNLDIESITWLENFLYNFNNTVIVVSHDRHFINKVCTHIADIDFGKIMVYAGNYDFWAQSIELAIKQKKEENKKKEDKIKELQSFIERFSSNASKARQATSRKKLLEKLTLDEIPVTSRRFPYVAFKPDRECGKMVLSIENLSKSIDSEAVLSDFNLTANRNDKIAFVGPNNLVKTVLFQIIMGEMKPDSGDFKWGETISTAYFPKENGSFFEIDKNLVDWLRQYTAINDETYVRGFLGRMLFSGDESQKKVNVLSGGERVRCMLSRMMLSGANAMVLDDPTNHLDLESITSLNNGLINFSGVLLFSSHDYQFIDSIANRIVEITPSGVIDRAMTFEEYITSDEVKSLRDEMYHGHQRLRI, encoded by the coding sequence ATGCTTAACGTAACTGACGTGACTCTCGCCTTCGGGAAGAGAGTGTTGTTCAAAGAAGTGAATATAAATTTTTCTCCCGGGAACTGCTACGGCCTCATCGGCGCCAACGGCTCCGGGAAATCGACTTTTTTAAAAATCCTCTCCGGCGAGCTGGAGCCGAACACCGGCGAAGTCGCGCGCAAGCCGAAGGAGCGCATCGCCATGCTCCAGCAGGACCAGTCCGCCTTCGACGAGTACCCGGTCCTGGAAACGGTCATCATGGGCCATCCGAAGATGTACGCCGTCCTGAAAGAGCGGGACGAGATATATTCCAAGGAGGACTTCTCCGAGAAGGACGGCCACCGCGCGGCGGAGCTGGAGGAGCTCCTCGACGAGATGAACGGGTACGAGGCCGAGGCGGACGCGTCGACCCTCCTGAGCGGCCTGGGGCTCGGCGACGACCTGCACCAGAAGACGATGAGGGAGCTCGAAGGAGGCGAGAAGGTGCGGGTGCTCCTGGCCCAGGCCCTCTTCGGGAACCCGGACATCCTCCTCCTCGACGAGCCCACGAACAACCTGGACATCGAGTCGATCACGTGGCTCGAGAACTTCCTTTATAATTTCAACAACACCGTCATCGTGGTGTCCCACGACCGGCACTTCATCAACAAGGTCTGCACCCACATCGCGGATATCGATTTCGGCAAAATCATGGTCTACGCCGGGAACTACGATTTCTGGGCCCAGTCCATCGAGCTGGCCATAAAGCAGAAGAAAGAGGAAAACAAAAAGAAGGAAGACAAGATCAAGGAGCTCCAATCCTTCATCGAGCGCTTCAGCTCCAACGCCTCCAAGGCGCGGCAGGCCACGTCGCGGAAAAAGCTGTTGGAAAAGCTCACCCTCGATGAGATCCCGGTGACCTCCCGGCGGTTCCCCTACGTCGCCTTCAAGCCCGACCGGGAGTGCGGGAAGATGGTGCTCTCCATTGAGAACCTGTCGAAGTCCATCGACAGCGAGGCGGTGCTGTCGGATTTCAACCTCACGGCGAACCGTAACGACAAGATCGCCTTCGTGGGGCCCAACAATCTCGTGAAAACCGTGCTCTTCCAGATCATCATGGGAGAGATGAAGCCCGATTCCGGGGATTTCAAATGGGGCGAGACCATATCCACGGCCTATTTTCCCAAGGAAAACGGCTCTTTTTTCGAGATCGACAAGAACCTCGTGGACTGGCTCAGGCAGTACACCGCGATCAACGACGAAACCTATGTGCGGGGGTTCCTCGGCAGGATGCTCTTTTCCGGCGACGAGTCGCAGAAGAAGGTGAACGTCCTCTCCGGAGGGGAGAGGGTCCGGTGCATGCTGTCCCGGATGATGCTCTCCGGGGCCAATGCCATGGTCCTCGACGATCCCACGAACCACCTTGACCTGGAGTCGATCACCTCCCTGAACAACGGACTCATCAACTTCAGCGGTGTGCTCCTCTTTTCGTCCCATGACTACCAGTTCATCGATTCCATCGCGAACCGCATCGTGGAGATAACGCCCTCCGGCGTGATCGACCGGGCCATGACCTTCGAGGAATATATCACAAGCGACGAGGTGAAGAGCCTCCGCGACGAGATGTACCACGGGCACCAGCGCCTCAGAATATAA
- a CDS encoding iron-sulfur cluster assembly scaffold protein, whose protein sequence is MIYSHEIETMCRVAKGANHGPAPIPQEGKWTQAKEVKDISGLTHGIGWCAPQQGACKLTLNVKDGIIQEALVETIGCSGMTHSAAMAAEILIGKTILEALNTDLVCDAINMAMRELFLQIVYGRTQTAFSEDGLPIGAGLEDLGKGLRSTIGTMYGTLSKGPRYMEMAEGYVTRIGLDGNDEIIGYEFVHLGKMMDMIKKGTDANEALKKATGKYGRIDEAAKVIDPRHE, encoded by the coding sequence ATGATTTACAGTCACGAGATTGAAACAATGTGCCGCGTCGCGAAAGGGGCGAATCATGGCCCGGCGCCCATTCCCCAGGAGGGCAAGTGGACCCAGGCAAAGGAAGTGAAGGATATATCGGGCTTGACCCACGGGATCGGCTGGTGCGCCCCGCAGCAGGGCGCGTGCAAGCTTACCCTCAATGTCAAGGATGGAATAATACAGGAAGCGCTGGTTGAAACCATAGGCTGTTCCGGTATGACCCATTCGGCCGCCATGGCGGCTGAAATACTGATCGGGAAAACGATTCTCGAGGCCCTGAACACCGACCTGGTCTGCGACGCCATCAATATGGCGATGAGGGAGCTGTTCCTCCAGATCGTGTACGGCAGGACCCAGACGGCGTTTTCCGAGGACGGCCTGCCCATCGGCGCGGGACTTGAGGACCTCGGCAAGGGACTGCGGAGCACCATCGGGACAATGTACGGGACGCTGTCAAAGGGACCGCGGTACATGGAAATGGCCGAGGGTTACGTGACCCGCATCGGCCTTGATGGGAATGACGAGATCATAGGGTATGAATTCGTGCACCTCGGCAAGATGATGGACATGATAAAGAAAGGAACCGACGCCAACGAAGCGTTGAAAAAGGCTACCGGAAAATACGGACGAATCGATGAAGCGGCCAAGGTCATCGACCCGAGGCATGAATAA